Proteins encoded together in one Drosophila albomicans strain 15112-1751.03 chromosome 2R, ASM965048v2, whole genome shotgun sequence window:
- the LOC117576616 gene encoding F-actin-monooxygenase Mical isoform X4 has protein sequence MSRQHQRHHQQQQLQQQQQQHQQQQLLTAQQQQQQALLMAEHAAAAEAAELFDLLCVATTMRQILALHRAMCEAVGLRPSPLNDFYPKLKAKVRSWKAQALWKKFDARAAHRVYGKGNACSGTRVLVIGAGPCGLRTAIEAQLLGAKVVVLEKRDRITRNNVLHLWPFVITDLRNLGAKKFYGKFCAGSIDHISIRQLQCMLLKVALLLGVEIHEGVSFDHALEPSGDGTGWRAAVTPSDHAVSHYEFDVLIGADGKRNMLDFRRKEFRGKLAIAITANFINKKTEAEAKVEEISGVAFIFNQAFFKELYSRTGIDLENIVYYKDETHYFVMTAKKHSLIDKGVIIEDMADPAELLAQANVDTQKLHDYAREAAEFSTQYQMPNLEFAVNHYGKPDVAMFDFTSMFAAEMSCRVVVRKGCRLLQCLVGDSLLEPFWPTGSGCARGFLSSMDAAYAIKLWSNPQNSTLGVLAQRESIYRLLNQTTPDTLQRDISAYTVDPATRYPNLNRESVNSWQVKHLIDTDDPAILEQTFMDTHALQLPHAETPGKRKRRSGDTLPQGASLLRWISAQLAAYQFTAELKEPSDVFRNGRVLCALINRYRPDLIDFAATKEMSPLECNELAFAVLERELHIDRVMNAKQSLELTDVESRIWLNYLDQICELFRGEIPHIKHPKMDFSDLRQKYRINHTHAPPDFSKLLQTKPKAKSPMQDAVDVPTTVVQRRSVLDEERAKRQRRHEQLLNSNGVAAAAGGGAAASPGGSNQLPQAQSDTPRRSKKRRQADKTANIDRERGDIPSALPRNAADEQFSDRIKNMEQRMTGRPGHGSDKKPKDLMRAIGKIDSNDWNVREIEKKIELSKKTEIHGPKGREKVPKWSKEQFQARQHKMSKPQRQDSREAEKFKEIDTTLRNLDKQLKEGHNLDVGERGRNKVASIAGQFVKKDETQSDEKNASSNATTNTNTVIPKSSSKVALAFKKQAASEKCRFCKQTVYLMEKTTVEGLVLHRNCLKCHHCHTNLRLGGYAFDRDDPQGRFYCTQHFRLPPKPMPQRVNKRRSAAAQPASPAAATQSATVAAAAEDEQPMDTLPVQVDLLDNSRAAASADNMSDDEANIIDEHEWNGRNFLPESNNDSQSELSSSDESDTDTDSQFEEADDSPFGAQTLQLASDWIGKQYCEDSDDSDDFYDSSEGIADDGKDDTEGEEFKKARELRREEVRLQPLPVNLPTDTETEKPQVGNDNKENVERASLKSANSFESAQSQPSTPVPTPIATPTRAQLEQLERNAPRKFSSEIEAISEKLYHLNNMVKMNKDLEVLAKENLVKSDILRKLTLKEKWLAENAAIAAGMSNSNPSAVKPSSSIVAAAAVGIAPPKSKFDEKYEKVVSPPPQPVVEVKPKPVIDFNLDELKPRKPNFEERPKEQLKRPESLKKPPPLSPKPERKSSANVSRSSSIKSNASSHSPQLRKAPLPNDNKMQIENILGTMKKLQRQHSSELDEDMDIDEEPSNPQLSSKLKEIGASSFAGTMDHIKSQMVTPTVHTASVDLSKYFPNQKQEKSNAGNINKNQKTLKDVDLARYFPSSPAPQRRAVETVAERLKKSQTEAVLAPSKEVKEESKTGAKVETKLESKTDNKVEAKVDPKTKPVPPKRQASLNSFSLRDHQLDGALDLSKKKAPVKVVTTTKTPVKVAAQTKTPVTKTPSATSVGKTTTTTKGKVKIVKKIVPKGTKAKKAAAAAAAAATEATGTADTTEMQPEEPQVPRDEAERILDEILADGATRSPSSEYQKLFNDEKSPSDLSDKIERILEDTGLDLELGLPRRSSKKLVKTKSLGEGDFDMQPKRLTGVQNILKRFESMSSVHSQNSDEQSSFKLRRMESSTSNMSSLNRSRESLVSVSDSMSDLERTMDYLRNEWRNEATNFLQKKRDKFYAQKEEQQKPIELPKEQQKVMELPVQYRDSKLAKFFGLASRKSPEKRKSPEKRKSPEKRKSPLKKLKSPSKSLKASKTNNSLEELAKISNARQAKKTPAKLPEKVNKVEKKLPVKVAPPKPATPVPDDFEILDLLDKATEAKELERSKTKSPLVEVAPVVEATSEVLHVKPEATVERTVVVEDIKNLPKTGCDKSLNNSRRGSQASLVLSRRQSEVSLTEKLQLDALEVLQSIELEREALADVEHVDDMFQSMVDELDRTPAQESTIYMDDELDADSLCTTISKSPSAQPVTVVKRGSSEEHSIEKLLGDVSDEMLVNVEFDSNDELVGIASSVKQSVNSSVERDFVDKLESLERDEVPLNNTPRFGQTLQPSMDEIDGGCFPSRPQRRQKSSSSSSEPTLPVAPQRLKKKLAKLTPDSMPPSVQDLLQQLSPKIEKQTQATPEEPMKFPRLAVEEDVVDHPKAVSLKTPEMQRKQPAAVASSPKSLDSQSNLLKSENSSRGSLIEPPKLVTPPKSQRSKENSLDWDMEKLPVSPMPRRKQPPVVAASKESSLEWDMEKLPNSPMPPRRRIAAPKSANVSPSSSIQLLNNLPSVEDEQRIIEEFERERRHALIKRDESFEAAAAEQRRQESQQSSSNSTGSKRSLPPPTPPTPPTTRRGTTQDTGSRRESIRKDGTPPMFKKLDLGDDSNSTLDTTTASTRRSSFAFIELQDNKPVIVPMPRKLHLPKLEPAKYVPEVRDESEPVPEVFKDRAWPKPQTGELHADSEDEDLKEEDPKSKLPEYARSDSPPSAAFQNRQWPDGKTVFDQTDAKPSLEADDILGLLDSRRPKPRRFNNKPRSQSPQPFKPLADSARLSSKSVSDLKKNTPVSGSMHSLSAQSSQDTDTRSTATTVATSRPLSYVVNYDEPEDANMKALLDRSKRLHNRKREFVNERVVERNPYMRDVIRSTDRADYEPDEELSSYRPRHYTTKAPSSRFPSSSSYARTSAPRSNYDYLSSNSLAGSSSDYLSRRPYTGLGTSSAATTSSNSGYYPSSTHLSDLFRRRNPATSSSSSYGLPSSSKESYKPNPKAHHLTKLSLTLPLKYPPTLSSTTMRSYGRRRKSLSTTHTYENPQKYR, from the exons ATGAGTCGCCAGCATCAGCGgcatcaccagcagcagcagctgcaacaacagcagcagcagcatcagcagcaacaactgctgaccgcacagcagcaacaacaacaggcgcTGCTGATGGCCGAACATGCCGCTGCCGCTGAGGCCGCCGAGCTCTTCGATCTGCTCTGCGTGGCGACCACAATGCGTCAGATACTGGCGCTGCATCGCGCCATGTGCGAAGCGGTCGGATTGCGGCCATCGCCATTGAATGATTTCTATCCCAAGCTCAAGGCCAAGGTGCGTTCGTGGAAGGCGCAAGCGTTGTGGAAGAAGTTCGATGCACGTGCCGCACATCGGGTCTATGGCAAGGGCAACGCATGCTCTGGGACACGAGTGTTGGTCATTGGCGCTGGACCGTGTGGTCTGCGCACAGCCATCGAGGCACAGCTGCTGGGCGCCAAGGTTGTGGTGCTGGAGAAACGTGATCGCATCACGCGCAACAATGTGCTCCACCTTTGGCCATTTGTCATCACCGATTTGCGTAATCTGGGTGCCAAGAAGTTCTACGGCAAGTTCTGTGCCGGCTCCATTGATCACATCTCCATCCGGCAGCTGCAATGCATGCTGCTCAAGGTGGCACTGCTGCTGGGTGTTGAGATCCACGAGGGCGTCAGCTTCGATCATGCGCTGGAGCCCAGTGGCGATGGCACTGGATGGCGTGCGGCTGTTACTCCGTCGGATCATGCTGTCTCGCACTATGAGTTCGATGTGCTCATCGGTGCCGATGGCAAACGCAACATGCTCGACTTTCGACGCAAAGAGTTTCGCGGCAAATTGGCCATTGCCATCACGGCGAATTTCATCAATAAGAAAACCGAAGCGGAGGCCAAAGTGGAGGAAATCAGCGGTGTGGCATTCATCTTCAATCAGGCGTTCTTCAAGGAGCTCTACAGTCGCACGGGCATCGATCTCGAGAACATTGTGTATTACAAGGATGAGACGCATTACTTTGTGATGACGGCAAAGAAGCACAGTCTGATCGACAAGGGTGTCATCATCGAAGATATGGCAGATCCCGCAGAGCTGCTCGCTCAGGCGAATGTGGACACACAAAAGTTGCACGATTATGCGCGCGAGGCAGCGGAGTTCTCTACGCAATATCAAATGCCCAATCTGGAGTTTGCTGTCAATCATTATGGCAAACCGGATGTGGCCATGTTTGATTTTACCTCCATGTTTGCGGCCGAGATGTCGTGTCGCGTTGTCGTGCGCAAAGGATGCCGATTGCTTCAGTGTCTGGTGGGCGACAGTTTGCTCGAACCCTTTTGGCCCACGGGATCGGGTTGTGCGCGTGGCTTCTTGTCCAGCATGGATGCAGCGTATGCCATCAAGCTGTGGTCCAATCCACAGAATAGCACACTTGGTGTGCTGGCACAGCGTGAGAGCATCTATCGACTGCTGAATCAAACCACACCGGATACGCTGCAACGTGATATTAGCGCCTATACCGTGGATCCGGCCACACGCTATCCGAATCTGAATCGCGAATCGGTGAACAGTTGGCAGGTGAAGCATCTGATTGACACCGATGATCCCGCAATACTCGAGCAAACGTTCATGGACACACATGCGCTGCAGCTGCCTCATGCCGAGACGCCGGGCAAACGCAAGCGACGCAGCGGAG ATACGTTGCCACAAGGCGCCAGTTTACTGCGCTGGATCAGCGCACAGCTGGCCGCCTATCAGTTCACAGCCGAGCTCAAGGAACCATCCGATGTGTTCCGCAATGGACGTGTGCTCTGTGCTCTTATCAATCG cTATCGACCCGATCTAATCGACTTTGCGGCCACGAAGGAGATGAGTCCGCTGGAATGTAATGAGCTCGCCTTTGCTGTGCTGGAACGTGAACTGCACATTGATCGTGTGATGAATGCCAAACAATCGCTGGAACTCACGGATGTCGAATCACGCATCTGGCTGAACTATTTGGATCAAATCTGTGAACTGTTTCGCGGCGAAATACCGCACATTAAGCATCCCAAGATGGATTTCAGTGATTTGCGGCAAAAGTATCGCATCAATCACACGCATGCACCGCCCGATTTCTCCAAGCTGCTGCAAACGAAGCCCAAGGCCAAATCCCCAATGCAGGATGCCGTCGATGTACCCACCACGGTGGTGCAACGTCGTTCGGTACTGGACGAGGAGCGTGCCAAGCGGCAGCGTCGCCACGAACAGCTGTTGAACAGCAACGGCGTGGCAGCCGCTGCTGGCGGTGGCGCCGCAGCGAGTCCCGGGGGCAGCAATCAGTTGCCACAAG CTCAAAGTGATACGCCGCGTCGATCGAAGAAGCGTCGCCAGGCTGACAAAACGGCAAACATT gATCGTGAACGCGGCGATATCCCATCAGCGTTGCCACGCAATGCGGCCGATGAACAGTTCAGCGATCGCATCAAGAACATGGAACAACGGATGACAGGACGTCCGGGACATGGCAGTGATAAGAAGCCCAAAGATCTGATGCGTGCCATTGGCAAAATCGATTCCAACGATTGGAATGTGCGTGAAATCGAAAAGAAAATCGAACTGTCCAAGAAGACGGAAATCCATGGACCCAAGGGCCGTGAAAAGGTGCCCAAGTGGAGCAAGGAACAGTTCCAGGCACGACAGCACAAGATGTCCAAGCCACAGCGACAGGATTCACGTGAGGCGGAAAAGTTCAAGGAGATCGATACCACGCTGCGGAATCTGGATAAGCAGCTGAAGGAGGGACACAATCTGGATGTCGGTGAGCGAGGACGCAACAAAGTCGCTTCGATTGCGGGGCAATTTGTGAAAAAGGACGAGACACAGTCGGATGAGAAGAACGCAAGCAGCAATGCCACCACGAACACCAACACTGTCATACCAAAATCT agCTCAAAGGTGGCGCTGGCCTTTAAGAAGCAGGCTGCCTCGGAGAAGTGCCGCTTCTGCAAGCAGACCGTCTATCTGATGGAGAAGACCACCGTGGAGGGTCTGGTGCTGCATCGCAATTGCCTTAAGTGTCATCACTGCCACACCAACTTGCGCCTCGGCGGATACGCCTTCGATCGCGATGATCCTCAGGGACGTTTCTACTGCACACAACACTTTAGGCTGCCACCTAAGCCGATGCCGCAACGCGTCAACAAGAGA CGCTCTGCTGCCGCACAGCCTGCCTCGCCTGCTGCCGCTACACAAAGTGCAACAGTTGCCGCCGCTGCAGAAGATGAGCAGCCCATGGACACGTTGCCTGTTCAAGTCGATTTACTGGACAATTCTAGAGCCGCTGCCTCGGCAGATAACATGTCCGACGATGAGGCGAACATTATTGACGAACACGAGTGGAACGGACGCAATTTTCTGCCCGAATCCAACAATGATTCGCAATCAGAACTCTCCAGCTCAGATGAATCGGATACGGACACGGATTCACAGTTTGAGGAGGCAGATGATTCGCCATTTGGTGCACAAACGCTGCAGCTGGCCTCGGATTGGATTGGCAAGCAGTACTGCGAGGATAGCGATGATTCGGATGATTTCTACGATTCCAGTGAAGGTATTGCAG ATGATGGCAAAGATGACACCGAGGGCGAAGAGTTTAAGAAGGCCCGTGAGCTGCGACGCGAGGAAGTGCGACTGCAACCGCTGCCCGTGAATCTGCCCACGGATACAGAAACCGAG AAACCCCAAGTGGGCAATGACAATAAAGAGAATGTAGAGCGTGCTTCGCTCAAGTCCGCCAACTCCTTTGAGTCGGCACAAAGTCAACCCTCCACACCGGTTCCCACTCccattgccacgcccacgcgtGCTCAACTCGAGCAGCTGGAACGCAATGCACCGCGTAAGTTTAGCAGCGAAATCGAAGCCATTAGCGAGAAGTTGTATCACCTTAATAATATGGTCAAAATGAACAAAGATCTAGAGGTGTTGGCCAAGGAGAATCTCGTGAAGAGCGACATTCTGCGAAAGCTAACGCTCAAGGAAAAATGGTTGGCCGAGAATGCAGCCATTGCGGCAGGCATGTCCAATTCCAATCCCAGTGCAGTGAAGCCGAGCAGCTCtattgtagctgctgctgcagtagGCATCGCTCCACCTAAGTCCAAGTTTGATGAGAAGTACGAAAAGGTTGTCAGTCCTCCTCCTCAACCTGTAGTTGAGGTAAAGCCTAAGCCTGTCATCGATTTTAATCTCGATGAGTTGAAGCCACGTAAACCCAACTTTGAGGAGCGTCCCAAAGAGCAACTGAAACGCCCCGAAAGTCTGAAAAAGCCACCGCCACTCAGTCCCAAGCCGGAGCGCAAAAGCAGTGCAAATGTGAGCCGCTCCAGCAGCATTAAGAGCAATGCCAGCTCTCATAGTCCGCAGCTGAGAAAAGCCCCGCTgcccaacgacaacaaaatgcagaTTGAGAACATTTTGGGCACTATGAAGaagctgcagcggcagcataGCAGCGAATTAGATGAAGACATGGACATCGATGAGGAGCCCAGCAATCCACAACTAAGCAGCAAGCTTAAAGAGATTGGCGCTAGCAGTTTTGCAGGCACCATGGATCACATCAAGTCACAGATGGTGACTCCCACTGTTCACACGGCAAGCGTGGATTTGTCcaaatattttccaaatcAGAAACAGGAGAAAAGCAATGctggaaatataaataagaacCAGAAGACGCTAAAAGATGTGGATCTAGCAAGATATTTTCCAAGTAGTCCTGCGCCTCAGCGACGTGCGGTGGAAACTGTGGCAGAGCGTCTGAAGAAGTCGCAAACTGAGGCGGTTTTAGCACCCAGCAAAGAGGTGAAAGAGGAGAGCAAGACAGGAGCTAAGGTTGAGACAAAATTAGAGTCGAAAACTGATAACAAAGTAGAGGCCAAAGTAGATCCCAAGACGAAGCCGGTCCCACCTAAACGACAAGCATCCCTTAACTCATTTAGTTTGCGCGATCATCAGCTTGATGGCGCCTTAGATCTGAGCAAGAAGAAAGCACCAGTTAAGGTTGTAACTACAACTAAAACACCCGTCAAGGTAGCAGCACAAACTAAAACTCCTGTAACTAAGACTCCAAGTGCCACCAGCGTGGGTAAGACAACAACCACGACTAAAGGCAAGGTAAAAATAGTCAAGAAAATTGTGCCCAAGGGCACCAAGGCAAAgaaagcagcagcggctgcagctgccgcagccACAGAGGCTACAGGGACTGCAGACACAACCGAAATGCAGCCCGAGGAGCCGCAAGTGCCACGCGATGAAGCTGAGCGCATACTCGATGAAATTCTCGCGGATGGAGCGACACGTTCACCCAGCTCCGAATACCAGAAGCTCTTCAATGATGAGAAATCGCCTAGCGATTTGTCGGACAAAATCGAGCGTATACTTGAGGATACAGGATTGGATCTGGAGCTGGGTTTGCCGCGACGCAGCAGCAAGAAGCTGGTGAAAACGAAGTCCTTGGGTGAGGGAGATTTTGATATGCAACCCAAGCGGTTGACTGGAGTACAGAATATACTCAAACGCTTCGAGTCCATGAGTTCGGTGCACTCGCAAAACAGCGATGAACAGTCCTCGTTCAAGTTGCGTCGCATGGAATCCAGCACCAGCAACATGAGCAGCTTGAATCGCTCCAGGGAGTCATTAGTCTCGGTGAGTGATTCGATGAGTGATCTGGAGCGCACCATGGATTATTTGCGCAATGAATGGCGCAATGAGGCTACAAACTTTTTGCAAAAGAAACGCGACAAGTTCTATGCTCAAAAAGAGGAGCAACAAAAGCCAATTGAGCTGCCAAAAGAACAGCAAAAGGTTATGGAACTGCCAGTTCAATATCGCGACTCGAAGCTAGCCAAATTCTTTGGTCTGGCGTCACGTAAGTCACCAGAGAAACGCAAGTCCCCTGAAAAGCGCAAGTCGCCGGAAAAACGCAAATCGCCGCTTAAGAAATTGAAATCCCCGAGCAAGAGTCTCAAAGCAAGCAAGACTAATAACTCGCTTGAGGAATTGGCTAAGATTAGCAATGCGCGGCAGGCAAAGAAAACGCCGGCAAAGTTACCAGAGAAGGTAAACAAAGTGGAAAAGAAGCTGCCAGTTAAAGTGGCTCCACCGAAACCAGCAACTCCTGTGCCAGATGATTTTGAAATACTCGATCTGTTAGACAAGGCAACCGAAGCCAAAGAGCTTGAACGTTCAAAGACAAAAAGCCCGTTGGTAGAAGTTGCCCCTGTTGTCGAGGCAACCAGCGAAGTGTTACATGTGAAGCCAGAGGCAACTGTTGAACGAACTGTGGTTGTGGAAGATATTAAGAACCTGCCTAAGACAGGCTGTGACAAGTCGCTGAACAACTCCCGGCGTGGTTCTCAGGCAAGTCTTGTGCTCTCCCGACGTCAATCGGAAGTTTCCCTGACCGAAAAACTGCAGCTGGATGCACTGGAAGTACTCCAGAGCATAGAGCTAGAGCGTGAGGCCTTAGCAGATGTTGAGCATGTGGATGATATGTTCCAGAGCATGGTAGATGAACTAGATCGAACGCCTGCTCAAGAATCGACCATTTATATGGATGATGAGCTGGATGCGGATTCATTGTGCACCACCATCAGCAAGAGTCCCAGTGCTCAGCCTGTGACGGTGGTAAAACGAGGCAGCTCGGAGGAGCATAGCATCGAGAAGCTCCTGGGCGATGTCTCCGATGAAATGCTGGTCAACGTTGAATTCGATTCTAACGATGAACTGGTGGGAATTGCGTCCAGTGTTAAACAGAGTGTAAATAGCTCTGTAGAGCGAGACTTTGTGGATAAATTAGAGTCGCTGGAACGTGATGAAGTTCCCTTAAATAACACACCCCGCTTTGGACAAACGCTGCAGCCTAGCATGGATGAAATCGATGGCGGCTGTTTCCCATCGCGTCCACAGCGCAGACAGAAGAGCAGTTCCTCGTCCAGCGAGCCTACTTTACCAGTGGCTCCGCAGCGTCTTAAGAAGAAGCTGGCTAAGCTGACGCCCGACAGTATGCCGCCATCAGTGCAAGATTTGCTGCAACAGCTAAGTCCGAAAATCGAAAAGCAGACACAGGCAACGCCAGAGGAGCCAATGAAGTTTCCTAGGCTTGCAGTCGAGGAAGATGTCGTGGATCATCCCAAGGCAGTTAGCTTAAAGACCCCAGAAATGCAGCGAAAGCAGCCAGCAGCTGTTGCGAGTTCACCAAAATCCCTAGACAGTCAGAGCAACTTGCTGAAGAGTGAAAACTCCTCTCGTGGCAGTCTCATTGAGCCACCCAAGTTGGTGACGCCACCCAAATCACAGCGCAGCAAAGAGAACTCCCTCGACTGGGACATGGAGAAGCTGCCCGTCTCACCGATGCCACGTCGCAAGCAACCCCCCGTTGTGGCTGCCAGCAAAGAGAGTTCCCTCGAGTGGGACATGGAGAAATTGCCCAACAGTCCCATGCCACCCCGTCGTCGCATTGCAGCTCCGAAGTCCGCTAATGTGTCGCCCAGCAGTTCCATACAGCTGCTGAACAATCTGCCCTCAGTCGAGGATGAGCAGCGCATCATTGAGGAATTCGAGCGCGAGCGTCGTCACGCGCTTATCAAACGTGATGAGAGCTTTGAGGCTGCAGCCGCAGAGCAACGACGTCAAGAGtcgcagcagagcagcagcaactccacTGGTAGCAAGCGTAGTCTCCCGCCGCCCACGCCCCcaacaccaccaacaacacGACGTGGCACCACCCAGGATACGGGCAGCCGACGAGAGTCGATTCGCAAGGACGGTACCCCGCCTATGTTCAAGAAACTGGATCTGGGTGACGATAGCAACTCGACACTGGACACAACGACGGCGTCCACGAGACGCAGCTCCTTTGCATTTATTGAATTACAGGACAACAAGCCGGTAATTGTACCCATGCCACGCAAGCTGCACTTGCCTAAGCTAGAGCCGGCCAAGTATGTACCAGAAGTTAGGGACGAATCGGAACCGGTGCCGGAAGTGTTTAAGGATCGTGCCTGGCCGAAGCCGCAGACAGGTGAACTGCATGCGGACAGCGAGGATGAGGATCTAAAAGAGGAGGATCCCAAGTCAAAACTGCCTGAGTATGCGCGCTCCGACTCACCACCTTCGGCTGCTTTCCAGAATCGACAGTGGCCCGATGGCAAAACGGTGTTTGATCAAACCGATGCCAAGCCCTCGCTAGAAGCGGATGATATACTCGGTCTGCTGGACAGCAGACGTCCTAAGCCGAGGCGCTTCAATAATAAGCCACGCTCACAGTCACCGCAACCCTTCAAGCCTTTGGCGGACAGCGCTCGCCTCAGCTCCAAGTCCGTGAGTGATCTCAAAAAGAATACCCCAGTTTCGGGATCGATGCATTCGCTATCAGCACAGTCCAGCCAAGATACAGACACCCGCTCCACAGCTACTACAGTAGCCACATCACGACCTTTGAGCTATGTAGTGAACTACGACGAACCTGAGGATGCCAACATGAAGGCGCTGCTCGATCGCAGCAAGCGATTGCACAACCGTAAGAGGGAGTTTGTCAATGAACGAGTTGTGGAGCGTAATCCATATATGCGGGATGTGATCAGAAGCACCGATCGTGCCGATTACGAACCCGATGAGGAGTTGTCCAGCTATAGACCTAGGCATTACACGACTAAAGCGCCCAGCAGTCGCTTCCCCAGCTCGTCATCGTATGCTAGAACCTCAGCACCACGCAGCAACTACGATTACCTCAGCAGTAACAGCCTcgccggcagcagcagcgattaCCTCAGTCGAAGACCCTACACAGGACTAGGAACGAgcagcgcagcaacaacaagctcaAACTCCGGTTATTATCCAAGCAGTACGCATCTGAGCGATCTTTTCCGGCGTCGCAATCCCGCCACCAGCAGTAGCTCCAGCTATGGattgcccagcagcagcaaagagtC